A window of Methanobacteriaceae archaeon contains these coding sequences:
- a CDS encoding M42 family metallopeptidase: MELMKELSLAPGVSGSEEKIAEIITRELKDVADKIETDSMGNIIATKKGEKKAPTVMLAAHMDEIGLMVRYIDDNGYIKFSNIGGINDQMLMNQTVTVHSSIGEPIVGVIGSKPPHVTTAEERNKVVKATDMFIDIGAKDKEEAEKMVRIGDKMTFNSLFVEYPNNLIMGKALDNRVGCYVMMEVLKRVNTRATVYGVGTVQEEVGLKGAKTSAFKLNPDLAIALDVTLSGDHPGIKPEEAPVVIGKGPAIILADASGRGILTQQSVKDLLINAGEENEIPYQLEVSDGGTTDGTAIHLTREGIPTGVLSVPTRYIHTPVSVCSMDDIESTIQLITEAINNL; this comes from the coding sequence ATGGAATTAATGAAAGAATTATCTTTAGCACCAGGTGTATCTGGTTCAGAAGAAAAAATCGCTGAAATAATTACCCGTGAATTAAAAGATGTCGCGGATAAAATCGAAACTGACAGTATGGGTAACATCATTGCAACCAAAAAAGGTGAAAAGAAAGCTCCTACTGTAATGCTTGCCGCTCACATGGATGAAATCGGATTGATGGTAAGATACATTGATGATAACGGTTATATTAAATTCTCAAATATTGGTGGAATTAACGATCAAATGTTAATGAACCAAACTGTTACTGTTCACTCTTCAATTGGAGAGCCAATCGTTGGAGTAATCGGTTCAAAACCACCTCACGTAACCACTGCTGAGGAAAGAAACAAAGTTGTTAAAGCTACTGATATGTTTATTGATATTGGTGCAAAAGACAAAGAAGAAGCAGAAAAAATGGTTAGAATTGGAGACAAAATGACCTTTAATTCTTTATTTGTCGAATATCCTAACAATTTAATTATGGGTAAAGCATTAGACAACCGTGTAGGTTGCTATGTAATGATGGAAGTTTTAAAAAGAGTAAACACCAGAGCTACTGTTTATGGTGTAGGTACTGTTCAAGAAGAAGTAGGTCTTAAAGGAGCTAAAACTTCTGCATTCAAATTAAACCCAGATTTAGCTATTGCACTTGACGTAACCTTATCCGGTGACCACCCAGGAATCAAACCTGAAGAAGCACCTGTAGTAATCGGTAAAGGTCCAGCTATTATCTTAGCAGATGCAAGTGGTAGAGGTATTTTAACCCAACAATCAGTTAAAGACTTGCTTATTAACGCTGGTGAGGAAAACGAAATTCCATATCAATTAGAAGTAAGTGACGGTGGAACAACTGATGGAACTGCAATTCACTTAACCCGTGAAGGAATTCCAACTGGTGTTTTATCTGTTCCTACCCGTTATATCCACACTCCAGTAAGTGTCTGCAGTATGGACGATATTGAATCAACCATTCAGTTAATTACTGAAGCTATTAACAATTTGTAA
- a CDS encoding flavodoxin domain-containing protein has translation MKITKIFFSPSGTTKKVVEQIASNFECESQIRDLMHFDSSYKFTKDDVVIVGMPVFAGRIPKTARDRLSKLTGNNTKAIAVANYGNAKVGDALLELVDVLGENNFNVIAAISTVSHHSIFDGVAVGRPDSEDIEKINEFSKKCMEKIESGESIESEIPGNKPYVDYKQLPFILNCDESICIFCCECITICPEKAIPDDDPADVDLDSCSRCTACIHFCPENARSFTGEAFEAKKPEFESANSQRKEVEYYL, from the coding sequence ATGAAGATAACCAAAATATTTTTCAGCCCATCAGGGACAACAAAAAAAGTTGTTGAGCAAATAGCTAGTAATTTTGAATGTGAAAGCCAAATAAGAGATTTAATGCATTTTGATTCATCTTATAAGTTTACAAAAGATGATGTTGTTATTGTAGGAATGCCTGTTTTTGCTGGAAGAATTCCAAAAACAGCACGTGACAGATTATCCAAATTAACAGGAAACAATACTAAAGCTATTGCTGTTGCTAATTACGGAAATGCAAAAGTAGGGGACGCATTACTTGAATTAGTTGATGTTTTAGGTGAAAATAACTTTAATGTAATAGCAGCTATTTCTACTGTTAGTCATCACTCCATTTTTGATGGTGTTGCAGTTGGCAGACCTGACAGTGAAGATATAGAAAAAATTAACGAATTTAGTAAAAAATGTATGGAAAAAATCGAATCCGGAGAATCAATTGAATCTGAAATTCCTGGAAATAAACCATATGTTGATTACAAACAGCTCCCATTTATCTTAAATTGTGATGAAAGCATTTGTATATTCTGCTGTGAATGTATTACAATCTGTCCTGAAAAAGCTATTCCTGATGATGATCCTGCAGATGTTGACCTTGATTCATGTTCAAGATGTACAGCATGTATTCATTTCTGTCCAGAAAATGCAAGAAGTTTTACTGGAGAAGCATTTGAGGCTAAAAAACCTGAATTTGAAAGTGCAAACAGCCAAAGAAAAGAAGTTGAATATTATTTATAA
- a CDS encoding HEAT repeat domain-containing protein: MGLFDRFKKSNKKEKKVVLDDVEIEEEELRLKEIAINHKDRIERAQAADKITNEYVALDMAKTVKDRAIRLIAVNKLKDKDLLMDAAKNSQFFDVRSFAWERLGENNKSIAEIVINSKKSKHVDAIFNKITDEETLKWIAIEANDKKYKNYAVDKIDNADILYDLVLKSKDNSIKKAAIQKESFTSEEVLKKVAIEDKDEWVKKAAISKINDENTLSVIAQVEENAKVRSLIFDKINNPEILKNILLDSKKADVKTDLISKIDDEKLLSKIAIEDEDKIVRSEAVKKINDEEILLEILNNEEDRFVRQIAVNNLNNPRELIKIALNDEDKFVRKHAMSNDALADEEDFKYLAINSTYEDVALDALEHINKEESFIDILKNAKLSEIRKKTLTNITDLETLIRIVLENKDEEFSLKALGKIKNQKCLIKIYEQNISENISVKAVSKITDQKYLGKVVLNDSSWKVREAAVKKLVSKKVLKEVANNDDDEYVRKMAKKKLNL; this comes from the coding sequence ATGGGATTATTTGACAGATTTAAAAAAAGCAATAAAAAAGAAAAAAAGGTAGTTCTTGACGATGTTGAAATTGAAGAGGAAGAATTACGCCTAAAAGAAATAGCTATTAATCACAAAGACAGAATTGAAAGAGCACAGGCAGCAGATAAAATTACAAATGAATATGTTGCACTTGACATGGCTAAAACAGTAAAAGACAGAGCTATTAGATTAATTGCTGTAAATAAACTAAAAGATAAAGATTTGTTAATGGATGCTGCTAAAAATTCACAGTTTTTTGATGTTAGAAGTTTTGCATGGGAAAGATTAGGTGAAAATAATAAATCCATTGCAGAAATTGTAATCAACTCAAAGAAAAGTAAACACGTAGATGCTATTTTTAACAAAATAACTGATGAAGAAACTCTTAAATGGATTGCAATCGAAGCTAATGATAAAAAATACAAAAACTATGCTGTAGATAAAATTGACAATGCTGATATTTTATATGATCTTGTTTTAAAATCAAAAGATAACTCCATTAAAAAGGCAGCTATTCAAAAAGAGTCCTTTACTAGTGAAGAAGTTCTTAAAAAAGTAGCAATTGAAGATAAGGACGAATGGGTTAAAAAGGCAGCTATTAGTAAAATAAATGATGAAAACACATTATCAGTAATTGCTCAGGTTGAAGAAAATGCAAAGGTCAGATCATTAATATTTGATAAAATAAACAATCCTGAAATCTTAAAAAATATTTTACTTGACTCAAAAAAGGCAGATGTCAAAACAGATTTGATAAGTAAAATTGATGATGAAAAACTATTGTCAAAAATAGCTATTGAAGATGAAGATAAAATTGTTAGAAGTGAAGCTGTTAAGAAAATTAACGATGAGGAAATCCTACTTGAAATTTTAAATAATGAAGAAGACAGATTTGTTCGCCAAATTGCAGTAAACAATCTAAATAATCCTCGTGAATTAATTAAAATAGCTTTAAATGATGAAGATAAGTTTGTAAGAAAACATGCTATGTCAAATGATGCTTTGGCAGATGAAGAGGATTTCAAATACTTAGCTATTAATTCAACATATGAAGATGTTGCTTTAGATGCACTTGAACATATCAATAAAGAAGAGTCATTTATTGATATATTAAAAAATGCAAAGCTTTCAGAAATTAGAAAGAAAACATTGACTAATATCACTGATTTAGAAACATTAATCCGTATTGTTCTTGAAAATAAGGATGAAGAATTCTCACTTAAAGCATTGGGAAAAATTAAAAATCAAAAATGCTTAATTAAGATATATGAACAAAATATATCTGAAAATATCTCAGTTAAAGCAGTTTCAAAAATAACCGATCAAAAATACTTAGGTAAAGTTGTTCTAAATGACTCTTCATGGAAGGTTCGTGAAGCAGCTGTTAAAAAATTAGTCAGTAAAAAAGTTTTAAAAGAAGTTGCAAATAATGATGACGATGAATATGTAAGAAAAATGGCTAAAAAGAAATTGAATTTATAA
- a CDS encoding ribonuclease H-like domain-containing protein → MNNYSDHEEYLRNAILNTNESQNLKKSKKTLSSQYFKDLKQELLIKYENKTLDNVMDCKICKTSFGDSFKITTKQKINFNLEDNDFKNQINHNLKLLPKIGLKTEENLKNKGYPTIESLQNHDRYSDIATKFLNNIEDMSFREIVDLLDNNRYSKKCRDNLIKCISLTDVENFKFMDIETKGLSNVPIILIGVAEIKNDKIIASQYFLRDYIEEPNIIESYMNHLDEDSIHVTFNGKTFDVPFIKNRCIYNRMDHNLDLPHLDLMYFAKNLWKDMLPNCQLQTIEEEIFNITRIDDVPGQYIPGYYDTYLSTNNIGPVVPIIEHNCQDIISLASFLEKMYEDVN, encoded by the coding sequence ATGAATAATTATAGCGATCATGAAGAATATTTAAGAAATGCGATTTTAAATACAAATGAGTCTCAAAATTTAAAAAAAAGTAAAAAAACATTGTCTAGTCAATATTTCAAGGATTTAAAACAGGAGTTATTAATTAAATATGAAAACAAGACATTGGATAATGTGATGGATTGTAAAATATGCAAAACATCATTTGGAGATTCTTTTAAAATCACTACAAAACAAAAAATTAATTTTAATCTTGAAGATAATGATTTTAAAAATCAAATCAACCATAATCTTAAATTGCTTCCAAAAATAGGTCTTAAAACTGAAGAAAATCTTAAAAATAAAGGTTATCCAACAATTGAATCACTTCAAAATCATGACAGATATTCTGATATAGCAACTAAATTTCTAAATAATATCGAGGATATGTCATTTAGAGAGATTGTGGACTTATTGGACAATAACAGATATTCTAAAAAGTGCAGAGATAATTTAATCAAATGCATAAGTCTAACTGATGTTGAAAACTTTAAATTTATGGATATTGAAACTAAAGGACTTTCAAATGTTCCAATTATTTTAATAGGTGTTGCAGAAATTAAAAATGATAAAATAATTGCATCACAATACTTCTTAAGAGATTATATTGAAGAACCAAATATCATTGAATCATATATGAATCATTTGGACGAAGATTCAATTCATGTAACATTCAATGGAAAAACTTTCGATGTTCCATTTATAAAAAATAGATGTATTTACAATAGAATGGATCACAATCTAGATTTGCCTCATTTGGATTTAATGTATTTTGCAAAGAATTTATGGAAAGATATGCTTCCAAACTGTCAGCTTCAAACTATTGAAGAGGAAATATTCAATATAACTCGTATAGATGATGTTCCTGGACAATATATTCCAGGATATTACGATACTTATTTATCAACAAACAATATTGGTCCTGTTGTACCAATTATTGAACACAACTGCCAGGATATTATTTCACTTGCAAGTTTTCTTGAGAAAATGTATGAGGATGTAAATTAA
- a CDS encoding phosphopantothenate/pantothenate synthetase has product MIPKSHPRYESLLLRDKMVNASKEGYLADSALIAHGRGESFDYLIGEKTTYPAKRAMYVAVAALLLANNPVISVNGNATALAIDEIIEFANTINAKIEINLFYRTDKRVKLITELYKKHGYENILGGLDDDIQYIDDIKNNRASASKDGIYTADTILIPLEDGDRAEILKKGGKNIITIDLNPLSRTSKMSDVSIMDNIVRAIPFMTKIATDLKTQDKQMLIEMVNDFDNEENLKESLQQIKLKE; this is encoded by the coding sequence ATGATACCAAAATCACATCCTAGATACGAATCATTACTTTTAAGAGACAAAATGGTTAATGCATCAAAAGAAGGCTATTTGGCTGATTCAGCTTTGATTGCTCATGGTAGAGGAGAATCTTTTGACTATTTAATTGGTGAGAAAACCACATATCCTGCAAAAAGAGCAATGTATGTTGCTGTTGCAGCACTTCTTTTAGCAAACAATCCTGTAATTTCAGTTAATGGAAATGCAACTGCACTTGCTATTGATGAGATAATTGAATTTGCAAACACCATTAACGCTAAAATTGAAATCAATTTGTTTTATAGAACTGATAAAAGAGTTAAATTAATCACTGAATTATATAAAAAACATGGCTATGAAAATATTCTAGGTGGCCTTGATGACGATATCCAATATATTGATGATATCAAAAACAATAGAGCTAGTGCAAGTAAAGATGGAATCTACACAGCAGATACAATATTAATTCCGCTTGAAGACGGAGATAGAGCTGAAATATTGAAAAAAGGTGGTAAAAACATTATTACTATTGATTTAAATCCACTTTCAAGAACATCTAAAATGTCTGATGTTTCAATTATGGACAATATTGTTCGTGCAATACCATTTATGACTAAAATTGCTACTGACTTAAAAACCCAAGACAAACAAATGTTAATTGAAATGGTTAACGACTTTGATAATGAAGAAAATCTCAAAGAATCATTACAACAAATCAAATTAAAAGAGTGA
- a CDS encoding nucleoside monophosphate kinase, which translates to MQVMGISGLPGSGKSLVSEIAIKRGAVIVSMGDIIREEAKKRGESTKETAQKLREEFGQYIVSELTIKKVKKLQEEDPESKIIVEGIRSPHEVDMFKENFEDFIILSIFANPSLRFERLKLRMREDDSTDYAEFKNRDQMELDFGIGDVISLSDKIIINESDLESYINKINEFLDKIEL; encoded by the coding sequence ATGCAAGTAATGGGAATATCCGGTTTACCAGGTTCTGGAAAAAGTTTAGTTTCTGAAATCGCTATTAAAAGAGGAGCAGTTATTGTAAGTATGGGAGATATCATACGTGAAGAAGCTAAAAAAAGAGGCGAAAGTACTAAAGAAACTGCTCAAAAATTAAGAGAAGAATTTGGACAATATATTGTTTCTGAATTAACCATCAAAAAAGTTAAAAAGCTTCAAGAAGAAGATCCTGAAAGCAAAATTATTGTTGAAGGAATTAGAAGCCCTCATGAAGTTGATATGTTTAAAGAAAACTTTGAAGATTTCATCATATTATCAATTTTTGCAAATCCTAGTTTAAGATTTGAAAGACTAAAACTTAGAATGAGAGAAGATGATTCAACTGATTATGCTGAGTTTAAAAATAGAGATCAAATGGAATTGGATTTCGGAATTGGTGATGTAATTTCACTTTCTGATAAAATAATTATTAATGAAAGTGATTTAGAAAGTTATATTAATAAAATTAATGAGTTTTTAGATAAAATTGAGTTATAA
- a CDS encoding TIGR00289 family protein: MNVAVLFSGGKDSTMALYNALDSKEDVKYLLSMKSRNDESYMFHVPNIHITDLLSQAFDIPIMSVETDGIKEEELKDLKKAFENLKSLGVEAIYTGALYSQYQKSRIEKLCDEVGLVAVSPYWHVDELEYMREIVSLGFKIIISGVAAWGLDESWLGRVIDDEAIDELIKLHEKYHIDLAFEGGEAETLAIDGPIFKKRIKILKDKKEWNNDSGVYIIEDAVLEEK, translated from the coding sequence ATGAATGTTGCAGTTTTATTTTCCGGTGGAAAAGACAGTACAATGGCTTTGTACAATGCATTAGATTCGAAAGAAGATGTTAAATATCTTCTTTCTATGAAATCTAGAAATGATGAATCATATATGTTTCATGTTCCTAACATTCATATAACTGATTTACTCTCACAGGCCTTTGATATTCCTATCATGTCTGTTGAAACTGATGGGATTAAAGAAGAGGAACTTAAAGATTTAAAGAAAGCCTTTGAAAATCTTAAAAGTTTAGGTGTTGAAGCTATATACACTGGTGCACTTTACTCACAATATCAAAAATCAAGAATTGAAAAATTGTGTGATGAAGTTGGACTTGTTGCTGTTTCTCCTTACTGGCACGTTGATGAACTTGAATACATGAGGGAAATCGTGTCTTTAGGATTTAAAATTATAATCAGTGGTGTTGCTGCATGGGGATTAGATGAATCCTGGCTTGGTCGTGTAATTGATGATGAAGCTATTGATGAATTAATTAAACTTCATGAAAAATACCATATAGATTTAGCATTTGAAGGCGGTGAAGCCGAAACATTAGCTATTGACGGACCTATTTTCAAAAAAAGAATTAAAATCTTAAAAGATAAAAAAGAATGGAATAATGATAGTGGTGTTTATATAATTGAAGATGCAGTTTTAGAAGAAAAATGA
- a CDS encoding class III signal peptide-containing protein, which produces MIKEECGQISLEYILIFTISLIILMIFTLPLAENSIKDTLDVYDSLNVKSDLSKISCAIKQVYGQGQGSKQTVKLESKNNLNVNVQNNYISTSFKLKNNSKKDIKEYVVSNIKKSSLHLTKGENVIVVEWPINCENMLIYQV; this is translated from the coding sequence ATGATAAAAGAAGAGTGTGGTCAAATATCACTTGAATATATTTTGATTTTTACAATTTCTCTTATTATTTTAATGATTTTTACTCTACCACTTGCTGAAAATTCAATTAAAGATACATTGGATGTTTATGATTCATTAAATGTTAAATCGGACTTATCAAAGATATCCTGTGCAATTAAACAGGTTTATGGACAGGGTCAGGGATCAAAACAGACAGTTAAGCTTGAGAGTAAAAATAATCTTAATGTTAATGTCCAGAATAATTATATTTCAACCAGCTTTAAGCTTAAAAATAACTCAAAAAAAGATATCAAAGAATATGTTGTATCAAATATCAAAAAATCTTCACTTCACTTAACAAAAGGTGAAAATGTAATTGTTGTAGAATGGCCAATTAATTGTGAAAACATGTTAATTTATCAAGTTTAG
- a CDS encoding A24 family peptidase, translating to MIMIINTIFLIQIAVTILFSILAAFYDIKSSIVPNKLNFSLLFFGIVSNLILSVITNNIKYILASFISMLITYVITYMMWKLNIWGGGDVKLFTAIATVIPSGININILNIFPQLSIYPFSFSVVVNSILIAFPFLVVFVTYLIFKNNIFGNNIDFLVNIFNMDSLKYIKDSTLNKFVLIDDLKEGMIVNDYYFNNEDIVELLRNENGNLKIYKSARDDFKFYFKSQSAGGLTSREVWQLKIMNSQNIISDKLSVKIAFPFTPAILFGLLTAIFYGDIMMIFVKNIVLVV from the coding sequence ATGATTATGATTATTAACACCATATTTTTAATTCAAATAGCAGTTACAATTTTATTTTCAATTCTGGCAGCATTTTATGATATTAAAAGTAGTATTGTTCCAAACAAGTTAAACTTTTCTTTGCTATTTTTTGGTATTGTATCAAATCTGATTTTATCAGTAATTACAAATAACATTAAATACATTTTAGCTTCATTTATTTCAATGCTGATTACTTATGTTATAACTTACATGATGTGGAAGTTAAATATTTGGGGTGGTGGTGATGTAAAATTATTTACAGCAATTGCTACAGTAATACCATCTGGCATTAATATAAATATTTTGAATATTTTTCCGCAACTGTCAATATATCCATTTTCATTTAGTGTAGTTGTAAACAGTATTCTGATTGCATTTCCGTTTTTAGTGGTCTTTGTCACATATTTAATATTTAAAAACAATATTTTTGGAAATAACATTGATTTTCTAGTTAATATTTTCAATATGGATAGTTTAAAATACATTAAGGATTCAACATTAAACAAATTTGTTCTAATTGACGATTTAAAAGAAGGAATGATTGTTAATGATTACTATTTCAATAATGAAGATATTGTTGAGCTTTTAAGAAATGAAAATGGTAATTTAAAAATATATAAATCTGCCCGTGATGATTTTAAGTTCTATTTTAAATCACAAAGTGCAGGAGGTCTGACCAGTCGTGAAGTCTGGCAGCTTAAAATTATGAATTCTCAAAATATAATCTCAGATAAATTATCTGTTAAAATAGCTTTTCCATTTACACCTGCTATTCTTTTTGGATTATTAACAGCAATATTTTACGGAGATATAATGATGATTTTTGTAAAAAACATTGTTTTGGTGGTATAA
- a CDS encoding CTP synthase, whose translation MERIFLTKYIIITGGVVSSIGKGITSASMGRILRSYGLNVSAIKIDPYLNWDSGTLNPYQHGEVFVTSDGMETDLDLGHYERFLDVELKGLANITTGKVYESVIAKEREGGYLGECVQVIPHITNRIKEMIRENSESADYDVVLVELGGTVGDIESQPFLEALRQLRNEEGRDNVMFVHVTFIPYLDAAGEFKTKPTQHSTKELRSVGINPDVIVCRSQEPIDDGLRGKIAHFCDVDFEAVVNTPDASTIYEVPLVLDEHNIGDLIVKRIGLDVKADSSKLNEWREVVKSLKTKEPVVNIGIVGKYVELEDSYISIRESLLHAAASIGVKAKIKYFSSDVEKLDIDAMSELDGILIPGGFGERGFEGKLDAIDYAMENDVPLFGICLGMQSMVTQFARKNGYPEANSSEFDDNLDVPVIDMMEEQKKIKNMGGTMRLGSYDCKIIEGTKTYEAYGEIDIEERHRHRYEFNNEYRKDLEEKGLIISGTSPDDFLVEIVELPNHPWAVGCQFHPEFKSRPNRPHPLFKAFLEAIYEYSKN comes from the coding sequence ATGGAGAGGATTTTTCTGACAAAGTATATTATTATAACTGGTGGGGTAGTTAGTTCCATAGGTAAGGGTATTACCTCTGCATCTATGGGTAGAATTTTAAGATCATATGGTTTAAACGTTTCAGCTATTAAAATAGACCCATATTTAAACTGGGATTCTGGAACACTCAATCCATACCAACACGGTGAAGTATTTGTAACTAGTGACGGAATGGAAACTGATTTAGACCTTGGTCACTACGAAAGGTTCTTAGACGTCGAGCTTAAAGGATTAGCTAATATTACTACTGGTAAAGTTTATGAATCTGTTATTGCTAAAGAAAGAGAAGGTGGATACTTAGGAGAATGTGTCCAAGTTATTCCACACATTACTAATCGTATTAAGGAAATGATTAGAGAAAACTCTGAAAGTGCTGATTATGACGTTGTTTTAGTCGAACTTGGTGGTACTGTCGGAGATATTGAAAGTCAACCTTTCCTCGAAGCATTAAGACAACTCAGAAACGAGGAAGGTCGCGATAATGTTATGTTTGTCCATGTTACATTTATTCCCTACCTAGATGCAGCTGGAGAATTCAAAACAAAACCTACTCAACACTCTACTAAGGAATTAAGAAGTGTTGGTATTAATCCTGATGTTATAGTATGCAGATCTCAAGAACCAATTGATGATGGTTTAAGAGGAAAAATCGCTCATTTCTGTGATGTGGACTTTGAAGCAGTTGTTAACACTCCTGATGCTAGTACCATTTATGAAGTTCCTTTAGTTTTAGATGAACACAATATTGGTGATTTAATTGTTAAAAGAATTGGTTTGGATGTAAAAGCAGACTCTTCTAAATTAAATGAATGGAGAGAAGTTGTAAAATCATTAAAAACCAAAGAACCAGTTGTAAACATTGGTATTGTAGGTAAATATGTAGAACTTGAAGATTCCTACATCAGTATCAGAGAATCATTACTTCATGCAGCTGCAAGCATTGGTGTTAAAGCTAAAATCAAATACTTCAGTTCTGATGTTGAAAAATTAGATATTGATGCAATGTCTGAATTAGATGGTATCTTAATCCCTGGAGGATTCGGAGAACGTGGTTTTGAAGGTAAATTAGATGCTATTGATTATGCAATGGAAAACGACGTACCATTATTCGGAATTTGTCTTGGTATGCAATCTATGGTAACTCAATTTGCAAGGAAAAACGGTTATCCTGAAGCAAACAGTTCTGAATTTGATGATAATTTGGATGTTCCTGTTATTGACATGATGGAAGAACAAAAGAAAATCAAAAATATGGGTGGAACCATGCGTTTAGGATCTTATGATTGTAAAATCATTGAAGGAACTAAAACTTATGAAGCTTATGGTGAAATCGATATTGAAGAACGTCACAGACACAGATATGAATTCAACAATGAATACAGAAAAGACTTAGAAGAAAAAGGATTAATCATATCTGGAACCAGTCCTGATGACTTCTTAGTGGAAATTGTTGAATTACCAAATCATCCATGGGCTGTTGGTTGTCAATTCCATCCGGAATTCAAATCAAGACCAAATAGGCCTCATCCATTATTCAAAGCATTTTTAGAAGCTATTTATGAGTATTCTAAAAATTAA
- a CDS encoding alpha/beta hydrolase-fold protein, translating to MVLFRGDIKCKSLQRRTSISVILPADNIHFLNDSEDIVPKPYKTLYLLHGLYGSDDIFLANTSIQKFAEDHGIAIVIPCGENSFYVDNKNAHAYYGEYVGQELLDITRNIFPLSTKREDTYIAGFSMGGYGAIRNGLKYSKNFSKIGMISAALITDDIVHYADDSNVLKSKSFYESCFGDLDKVKNSDMDPKYLIENTDNIPDIFMACGSDDFLFDKNVEFCEFLKSKDIDVEFIQSPGEHTWEFCDKHVKEFIKTLNLK from the coding sequence ATGGTATTATTTAGAGGAGATATCAAATGTAAAAGCTTACAAAGACGTACATCAATTAGTGTAATACTGCCTGCAGACAATATTCATTTTTTAAATGATTCTGAGGATATTGTGCCTAAACCATATAAGACACTCTATTTGCTTCATGGACTGTATGGTAGTGATGATATATTCCTTGCTAATACTTCTATTCAAAAATTCGCAGAAGATCATGGAATAGCTATTGTAATTCCATGTGGTGAAAATAGCTTTTATGTAGATAATAAAAATGCTCATGCTTATTATGGAGAATATGTTGGCCAGGAGCTATTGGATATTACAAGAAACATTTTTCCACTTTCAACTAAAAGAGAAGACACCTATATTGCAGGTTTTTCAATGGGTGGATATGGAGCTATTAGAAATGGTCTTAAATACTCTAAAAACTTCTCGAAAATTGGAATGATTTCAGCAGCACTAATTACTGATGATATTGTTCACTATGCAGATGACAGCAATGTCTTAAAATCAAAATCATTTTATGAATCATGCTTTGGTGATTTGGATAAAGTTAAAAATTCTGATATGGATCCAAAATACCTGATTGAAAATACAGATAATATTCCAGATATTTTCATGGCATGTGGCAGTGATGATTTCTTATTTGATAAAAACGTTGAATTTTGCGAATTTTTAAAATCAAAAGATATTGATGTAGAATTCATACAATCTCCAGGTGAACATACCTGGGAGTTTTGTGACAAACATGTTAAAGAATTTATAAAAACATTAAATTTAAAATAA